In Phenylobacterium hankyongense, the sequence GGCGGTCGACGCCTGTCCCGCCACCGTCGGCACGCCCACCCTGCTGGCGATGACCCCGCAGAGCCCCGAGGCCGACGCCCTGATCCGCCTGCTGGTCGACCGCCACGTGGCGCTGACCTCGACCCTGCCGGTGTTCGAGCAGAGCGTGCCGGGGCATGCGCCGCTGAACCCGCGGGCCATGGCGGTGCTGACGCCGGAGGCGCGGGAGGCCTACCTCTACGCCCGCAACGCCCGCAACAGCCCGCCGCGGGAGCGGTTCGCGGACACCGCCCGGGCTTTCCAGAACGCCCTGGGCCTGGAGCGGAAGTTCGTGGCCGCCGGCGGGCTGCTGATGGCCGGGCCCGACCCCACCGGCAACGGCGGCGTCATCCCCGGCTTCGGCGACCAGCGCGAGATCGAGCTCCTGGTGGAGGCGGGATTCCGGCCGGAGGAGGCGATCCGCATCGCCACCCTGAACGGGGCCACCTATCTGGGCCTGGCCGACCGCATCGGTTCGATCGCGCCGGGCAAGAACGCCGATCTGGTGGTGGTGAAGGGCGACCCCTCGAAGGCGATCGCCGACATCGAGAACGTGGAGATCGTCTTCAAGGACGGGGTCGGCTACGACCCGGGGCGGCTGCTGTCGTCGGTGCAGGGGCGCTACGGCCAGTACTGAGGCTGATCAGCGCCGCGCGTTCGGCCGGCGTCAGCACCCGCCAGCGGCCCTCCGGCAGGTCGCCCAGCAGCAGCGGGCCGATCCGCACCCGGAACAGGTCGGTGACGTGCAGGCCCACCAGCTCGCACATCCGGCGGATCTGGCGGTTGCGGCCCTCCTTGAGGATGAAGCGCAGCTGCTGGTCGCCGACCACGCCGATCTTCGCCGGCCGCAGCTGGCGGCCGTCCAGCCGCAGGCCGTGGCGCAGCTGGCCGAGCTTGCCCTCGGTGATCTTGCCGGCGACCCGGACCAGGTACTCCTTGTCGAGGTCCGACTCCGGCCCGACCAGCGCCTTGGCCAGCACGCCGTCGTCGGAGAGGATCAGCAGGCCGCGGGAGTCCATGTCGAGCCGGCCGAGCGGCGCCAGGCTGGTGTCGGCGTCGGGGATCGCCGGGCTGTCGCCCAGCAGCGCGGCCTTGGTCAGCAGGCGCACGGCCGGCACCTGGCCGGGGTCGGGCTGGGCGGAGACCACGCCCTCCGGCTTGTGCAGCAGGACGCTGAAGCTGGCGTCCAGCTGGCTCTGGGCGGCGTCGGACAGCACCAGGGTCTGGCCCGGCTGGATCTTGCGGCCCGCGTCGGTGACGGTCTCGCCGTCGACGGCCACCAGGCCGCGGGCGATCAGGTCGTCCGCCTCGCGGCGCGAGCAGACGCCGCTCTGCGCCAGCCAGCGGTTGACGCGCTGCGGCTCGGCCTCGTCATAGCGTCGCGTCCAGCCCATGGGGTTCTGTAGGGCCCAAGGCCGACGACCCGCAAGACCGGCGGGCGGCCGATGTGCCATATGGGCCTCTCGCGGGAGGGGCCTTTGGACCAGTACGACGTGGTGGTGATCGGCGCCGGGGCCGCCGGGATGATGTGCGCCATCGAGGCCGGCAAGCGCGGCCGCAAGGTGCTGGTCCTCGACCACGCCAAGGCGCCGGGCGAGAAGATCCGCATCTCCGGCGGCGGCCGCTGCAACTTCACCAACATCCACTCCGCGCCGGAGAACTTCATCTCCGCCAACCCGCGGTTCTGCATCTCGGCCCTGCGCCGCTATCGGCCGGCCGACTTCATCGCCCTCGTCGACCGCCACCGCATCGCCTGGCACGAGAAGACCCTCGGCCAGCTGTTCTGCGACGACAGCGCCCGTCAGATCATCGACATGCTGCTGGCCGAGATGCGCGCGCACGGCGTGCAGCTGCGCCTGCAGACCACCGTCGACGGCGTCGAGAAGACCGACGGCGGCTTTCGCCTGTCGATGGGCGGCCCGCAGGTCGTCGCCGCAAACCTGGTGATCGCCACCGGCGGCAAGTCGATCCCGAAGATGGGCGCCACCGGCTTCGGCTACGACATCGCCCGCCAGTTCGGCCTGCCGGTCACCGAGACCCGGCCGGCGCTGGCGCCGTTGACCTTCGAGGTCGGCCTGCTGGAGCGGCTGAAGCCCTTGGCCGGCGTGGCGGTCGACGCCCGGGTCGCCAGCGGCAAGCGGGCCTTCGACGAGGCCATGCTGTTCACCCACCGCGGGCTCAGCGGCCCGGCGGTGCTGCAGATCTCCTCCTACTGGCGCGAGGGCGGCGAGATCGAGGTCGACATGGCGCCCGGCGTCGACGTCTTCGAGACGCTGCGCCGAGCCCGCGCCGAGCACGGCCGGCAGGCGGTCGCCACGGTGCTGAGCCAGTTCGTGCCCAGGCGTCTCGCCCAGTTGATCGCCGACACCGAGGGCGCGACCGGCAATGTGGCCGACGCCCCCGACAAGCTGCTGCGCCGGATCGCCACCGCCGTGAACGCCTGGCGGGTGAAGCCGGTTGGCTCCGAAGGCTACCGCACCGCCGAGGTGACCCTGGGCGGGGTCGACACCGAGGCGCTGGACTCCCGGACCATGGCGGCCAAGGCCGTGCCCGGCCTCTACTTCATCGGCGAGGTGGTGGACGTCACCGGCTGGCTCGGCGGCTACAATTTCCAGTGGGCCTGGGCCAGCGGCTGGAGCGCCGGCCAGGCGGTGTGATGCACGCGCGTACTTGCCTGCCGGCGGGCACGATGATACTTAAGGATGTGCTTAACCAATCATCCAGCCTCGACCAGATGTTCCAGGCGCTGTCGGACCCCACCCGGCGCGCCATGGTCGAGCGCCTGAGCCGCGGGCCGGCTTCGGTCAGCGAACTCGCCCAGCCGATGGCCATGTCGCTGCCGGCCGTGGTGCAGCACCTGCAGGTGCTGGAGGCCAGCGGCCTGGTGAAGACCGAGAAGGTCGGCCGCGTGCGCACCTGTCGGCTCGACACCGGCGCCCTGCAACTGGCCGAGCAATGGATCAACGACCGGCGCACCGGCTGGGAGCGCCGCCTCGACCGCCTGGGCGACTACCTCGCCGACACCGACCCGGACAAAGGGAGCAAGCCATGACCGACCGCACCGTCACCCACGCCACCTTCTGCCTCGAGCGCACCTATGACGCGACGCCCGCGCGGGTGTTCGCCGCCTTCGCCACGGAACAGGGCAAGGCCCGCTGGTTCTCCGGCCCGAACGAGGAGTGGCAGATCATCGAGCGGGCGTTCGACTTCCGCGAGGGCGGCCGCGAGCGGCTGAAGGGCCGCTGGGCCAGCGGCAGGGTCTCCGACTTCAGCGCCACCTACCAGGATATCGTGCCCGATGAGCGGATCGTCTACGCCTACGAGATGCGCCTGGACGACCGGAAGATCTCGGTGTCGCTGGCGACGCTGGAATTCAAGCCGGCCGGCCAGGGCACGCGCCTGGTGATGACCGAACAGGGCGCC encodes:
- a CDS encoding pseudouridine synthase; the protein is MGWTRRYDEAEPQRVNRWLAQSGVCSRREADDLIARGLVAVDGETVTDAGRKIQPGQTLVLSDAAQSQLDASFSVLLHKPEGVVSAQPDPGQVPAVRLLTKAALLGDSPAIPDADTSLAPLGRLDMDSRGLLILSDDGVLAKALVGPESDLDKEYLVRVAGKITEGKLGQLRHGLRLDGRQLRPAKIGVVGDQQLRFILKEGRNRQIRRMCELVGLHVTDLFRVRIGPLLLGDLPEGRWRVLTPAERAALISLSTGRSAPAPTTAAAPGRSRPRP
- a CDS encoding NAD(P)/FAD-dependent oxidoreductase; translated protein: MDQYDVVVIGAGAAGMMCAIEAGKRGRKVLVLDHAKAPGEKIRISGGGRCNFTNIHSAPENFISANPRFCISALRRYRPADFIALVDRHRIAWHEKTLGQLFCDDSARQIIDMLLAEMRAHGVQLRLQTTVDGVEKTDGGFRLSMGGPQVVAANLVIATGGKSIPKMGATGFGYDIARQFGLPVTETRPALAPLTFEVGLLERLKPLAGVAVDARVASGKRAFDEAMLFTHRGLSGPAVLQISSYWREGGEIEVDMAPGVDVFETLRRARAEHGRQAVATVLSQFVPRRLAQLIADTEGATGNVADAPDKLLRRIATAVNAWRVKPVGSEGYRTAEVTLGGVDTEALDSRTMAAKAVPGLYFIGEVVDVTGWLGGYNFQWAWASGWSAGQAV
- a CDS encoding ArsR/SmtB family transcription factor, producing the protein MLNQSSSLDQMFQALSDPTRRAMVERLSRGPASVSELAQPMAMSLPAVVQHLQVLEASGLVKTEKVGRVRTCRLDTGALQLAEQWINDRRTGWERRLDRLGDYLADTDPDKGSKP
- a CDS encoding SRPBCC family protein, translating into MTDRTVTHATFCLERTYDATPARVFAAFATEQGKARWFSGPNEEWQIIERAFDFREGGRERLKGRWASGRVSDFSATYQDIVPDERIVYAYEMRLDDRKISVSLATLEFKPAGQGTRLVMTEQGAFLDGYDDAGSREHGTAILLDRVGASLVEPAEA